The following coding sequences lie in one Pseudarthrobacter phenanthrenivorans Sphe3 genomic window:
- the fusA gene encoding elongation factor G: MAQDVLTDLSKVRNIGIMAHIDAGKTTTTERILFYTGVNHKIGETHDGASTTDWMEQEKERGITITSAAVTCFWENNQINIIDTPGHVDFTVEVERSLRVLDGAVAVFDGKEGVEPQSETVWRQADKYNVPRICFVNKMDKLGADFYFTVDTIISRLGAKPLVMQLPIGAENDFIGVVDLLYMRALVWPGDAKGDVTMGAKYEIREIPADLQEKAEEYRANLVETVAESSEELMEKYLEGEEISIDELKAGIRKMTINSELYPIFCGSAFKNRGVQPMLDAVVDYLPNPLDVPPMIGHDPRDEEKELTRKPSADEPFSALAFKIAAHPFFGQLTFIRVYSGHVEAGAQVVNSTKGKKERIGKLFQMHANKEMPVEGATAGHIYAAIGLKDTTTGDTLCDANNQIVLESMSFPEPVISVAIEPNTKGDQEKLSTAIQKLSAEDPTFQVSLNEDTGQTIIAGMGELHLDILVDRMRREFKVEANVGKPQVAYRETIKRAVERHDYTHKKQTGGSGQFAKIQIAIEPLDTAEGELYEFENKVTGGRVPREYIPSVDAGIQDALNDGVLAGYPVVGIKATLVDGAYHDVDSSEMAFKIAGRMAFKEAARKANPVLLEPLMDVEVRTPEEYMGEVIGDLNSRRGQMQSMEDAQGVKVIRAHVPLSGMFGYIGDLRSKTQGRAVYSMTFNSYAEVPKAVADEIIQKSRGE; the protein is encoded by the coding sequence GTGGCACAGGACGTGCTTACCGACCTTAGTAAGGTCCGCAACATCGGCATCATGGCCCACATTGATGCCGGCAAGACCACCACCACCGAGCGCATCCTGTTCTACACGGGTGTGAACCACAAGATCGGCGAAACGCACGACGGCGCTTCGACCACCGACTGGATGGAACAGGAAAAGGAACGCGGCATCACCATCACGTCTGCCGCCGTGACCTGCTTCTGGGAAAACAACCAGATCAACATCATCGACACCCCCGGCCACGTTGACTTCACCGTTGAGGTTGAGCGCTCCCTGCGCGTCCTCGACGGTGCCGTTGCCGTATTCGATGGCAAGGAAGGCGTTGAGCCGCAGTCTGAGACCGTATGGCGCCAGGCTGACAAGTACAACGTTCCCCGCATCTGCTTCGTCAACAAGATGGACAAGCTCGGTGCCGACTTCTACTTCACCGTAGACACCATCATCAGCCGACTCGGTGCCAAGCCGCTGGTCATGCAGCTGCCGATCGGTGCCGAGAACGACTTCATCGGCGTCGTCGACCTGCTCTACATGCGTGCCCTGGTGTGGCCCGGCGATGCCAAGGGTGACGTCACCATGGGTGCGAAGTACGAGATCCGCGAGATCCCGGCTGACCTCCAGGAAAAGGCCGAGGAGTACCGCGCGAACCTCGTTGAGACCGTCGCCGAGTCCTCCGAAGAACTCATGGAGAAGTACCTCGAGGGCGAAGAGATCTCGATCGACGAGCTCAAGGCCGGCATCCGCAAGATGACCATCAACTCTGAGCTGTACCCGATCTTCTGTGGCTCGGCCTTCAAGAACCGTGGCGTCCAGCCCATGCTCGACGCAGTGGTGGACTACCTGCCCAACCCGCTCGACGTCCCCCCGATGATCGGCCACGATCCTCGCGACGAAGAGAAGGAACTGACCCGCAAGCCTTCCGCCGACGAGCCGTTCTCTGCTCTCGCTTTCAAGATTGCGGCCCACCCGTTCTTCGGACAGCTCACCTTCATCCGCGTGTACTCCGGTCACGTGGAAGCAGGCGCCCAGGTGGTCAACTCCACCAAGGGCAAGAAGGAGCGCATCGGCAAGCTCTTCCAGATGCACGCCAACAAGGAAATGCCCGTCGAGGGCGCTACCGCCGGCCACATCTATGCAGCCATCGGTCTGAAGGACACCACCACGGGCGACACCCTGTGCGATGCCAACAACCAGATCGTCCTCGAGTCCATGAGCTTCCCGGAGCCCGTGATCTCGGTTGCCATCGAACCCAACACCAAGGGTGACCAGGAGAAGCTCTCCACGGCCATCCAGAAGCTCTCCGCTGAGGACCCCACCTTCCAGGTGTCCCTCAACGAAGACACCGGCCAGACCATCATCGCCGGCATGGGCGAGCTCCACCTGGACATCCTGGTGGACCGCATGCGCCGCGAGTTCAAGGTCGAGGCCAACGTTGGCAAGCCGCAGGTTGCTTACCGTGAAACCATCAAGCGTGCTGTGGAGCGTCACGACTACACGCACAAGAAGCAGACCGGTGGTTCAGGCCAGTTCGCAAAGATCCAGATCGCGATCGAGCCGCTGGACACCGCCGAGGGCGAGCTGTACGAGTTCGAGAACAAGGTCACTGGTGGCCGCGTTCCCCGCGAGTACATTCCGTCTGTCGACGCCGGTATCCAGGATGCACTGAACGACGGCGTCCTGGCCGGTTACCCGGTTGTCGGCATCAAGGCCACGCTGGTTGACGGCGCGTACCACGATGTTGACTCCTCGGAAATGGCGTTCAAGATCGCCGGCCGGATGGCTTTCAAGGAAGCCGCCCGCAAGGCGAACCCTGTCCTGCTCGAACCCCTGATGGATGTCGAGGTCCGCACCCCTGAGGAATACATGGGTGAAGTTATTGGTGACCTCAACTCCCGCCGTGGCCAGATGCAGTCCATGGAAGATGCACAGGGCGTCAAGGTCATCCGTGCACACGTCCCGCTGTCCGGCATGTTCGGCTACATCGGTGACCTGCGCTCGAAGACCCAGGGCCGTGCTGTTTACTCCATGACGTTCAACAGCTACGCCGAGGTCCCGAAGGCTGTTGCCGACGAGATCATCCAGAAGAGCCGCGGCGAATAA
- the rpoB gene encoding DNA-directed RNA polymerase subunit beta → MVASSTSNNETANTADSTDGATRRLSFAKIHEPLDVPNLLALQTDSFDWLVGNERWQARVAKAVEENDLSVATTSGLSDIFEEISPIEDFQGTMSLSFSDPEFADPKYTMAECKDRDATYSAPLYVKAEFMNNNTGEIKQQTVFMGDFPLMTEKGTFVVNGTERVVVSQLVRSPGAYFERAADKTSDKDIFTAKIIPSRGAWFELEIDKRDQVGVRLDRKRKQSVTVLLKALGWTEGQILEEFGQYDSMRATLEKDATETREDALLDIYRKLRPGEPPTVEAAQSLLDNLYFNSKRYDLAKVGRYKINRKLGIDRSLGDKEASVLHVEDIVAMIKFLVALHAGEKTIKGTRDGQEVDLRVEIDDIDHFGNRRIRAVGELIENQVRTGLSRMERVVRERMTTQDVEAITPQTLINIRPVVAAIKEFFGTSQLSQFMDQNNPLSGLTHKRRLSALGPGGLSRDRAGMEVRDVHPSHYGRMCPIETPEGPNIGLIGSLASYGRINPFGFIETPYRLVKNGVVSDDVQYLTADDEAEVLIAQANAPLDENKKFAEETVLVRARGGGGEPVLVPAEDVEFMDVSPRQMVSVATALIPFLEHDDANRALMGANMQRQAVPLVRSEAPFVGTGMERAAAVDAGDVVIAKKAGVVTEVSAELVIMLNDDGTETNYRINKFARSNQGNCYNHRVLVNEGQRLEVGGIIADGPATDQGELALGKNLLVAFMSWEGHNFEDAIILSQRIVAEDVLSSIHIEEHEIDARDTKLGAEEITRDIPNVSEEVLAGLDERGIIHIGAEVEAGDILVGKVTPKGETELTPEERLLRAIFGEKSREVRDTSLKVPHGESGTVIGVRVFDRDNDDELPPGVNQLVRVYVAAKRKITDGDKLAGRHGNKGVISKILPVEDMPFLADGTPVDIVLNPLGVPGRMNVGQVLETHLGWVAKTGWKIEGEPEWVKQLPNLPRESGQTTVATPVFDGAREEEITGLLDSTNPTRDGERLINSSGKTRLFDGRSGEPFPDPISVGYMYILKLHHLVDDKIHARSTGPYSMITQQPLGGKAQFGGQRFGEMEVWALEAYGAAYTLQELLTIKSDDIHGRVKVYEAIVKGENIPEPGVPESFKVLIKEMQSLCLNVEVLSTDGTTIEMRDSDDAVFTAAEELGIDLSRAEPSSVEEV, encoded by the coding sequence TTGGTCGCCTCGAGCACCTCTAATAACGAAACCGCTAACACCGCCGACAGCACTGATGGTGCCACTCGCCGGCTCTCATTCGCAAAGATTCACGAACCTCTTGACGTTCCGAATCTGCTTGCCCTCCAGACGGACAGCTTCGACTGGCTGGTCGGAAATGAGCGCTGGCAGGCCCGCGTAGCGAAGGCTGTGGAAGAAAACGATCTCAGCGTCGCCACCACGTCCGGCCTGTCGGACATCTTCGAAGAGATCTCCCCGATCGAGGACTTCCAGGGCACCATGTCCCTGAGCTTCTCCGATCCGGAGTTCGCTGACCCCAAGTACACCATGGCCGAGTGCAAGGACCGGGACGCTACGTACTCGGCTCCGCTGTATGTCAAGGCCGAGTTCATGAACAACAACACGGGCGAAATCAAGCAGCAGACCGTGTTCATGGGCGACTTCCCGCTGATGACCGAGAAGGGCACCTTCGTGGTCAACGGCACCGAGCGTGTCGTCGTCTCCCAGCTGGTCCGTTCCCCGGGCGCCTACTTCGAGCGCGCTGCTGACAAGACCAGCGACAAGGACATCTTCACCGCGAAGATCATCCCGTCCCGCGGCGCCTGGTTCGAGCTCGAAATCGACAAGCGCGACCAGGTCGGCGTCCGCCTCGACCGCAAGCGCAAGCAGTCCGTCACCGTGCTGCTGAAGGCCCTCGGCTGGACCGAAGGCCAGATCCTCGAAGAGTTCGGCCAGTACGACTCCATGCGCGCAACGCTGGAGAAGGACGCTACCGAAACCCGCGAAGACGCGTTGCTGGACATCTACCGGAAGCTGCGCCCGGGCGAGCCGCCCACCGTCGAGGCTGCCCAGTCCCTGCTGGACAACCTGTACTTCAACTCCAAGCGCTACGATCTGGCCAAGGTTGGCCGCTACAAGATCAACCGCAAGCTTGGCATCGACCGCTCCCTTGGCGACAAGGAAGCCTCGGTCCTGCACGTTGAAGACATCGTGGCCATGATCAAGTTCCTCGTTGCGCTGCACGCCGGCGAGAAGACCATCAAGGGCACCCGCGATGGCCAGGAAGTGGACCTGCGCGTCGAAATCGACGACATCGACCACTTCGGCAACCGCCGCATCCGCGCCGTCGGCGAGCTCATCGAGAACCAGGTCCGCACCGGCCTGTCCCGCATGGAGCGCGTTGTCCGCGAGCGTATGACCACCCAGGACGTCGAGGCCATCACGCCGCAGACCCTGATCAACATCCGCCCCGTTGTTGCAGCCATCAAGGAGTTCTTCGGAACGTCCCAGCTGTCGCAGTTCATGGACCAGAACAACCCGCTCTCGGGCCTGACCCACAAGCGCCGCCTGTCGGCCCTGGGCCCAGGTGGTCTGTCCCGTGACCGCGCCGGCATGGAAGTCCGTGACGTGCACCCGTCCCACTACGGACGTATGTGCCCCATCGAAACCCCTGAAGGCCCGAACATTGGCCTGATCGGTTCGCTGGCTTCCTACGGACGCATTAACCCGTTCGGCTTCATCGAGACCCCTTACCGCCTGGTCAAGAACGGCGTCGTTTCCGACGACGTCCAGTACCTGACGGCCGACGACGAGGCTGAGGTGCTGATCGCCCAGGCCAACGCGCCGCTGGACGAGAACAAGAAGTTCGCCGAAGAGACCGTCCTGGTCCGTGCCCGTGGTGGTGGAGGCGAGCCCGTCCTCGTTCCCGCCGAGGACGTCGAGTTCATGGACGTTTCCCCGCGACAGATGGTGTCTGTGGCAACGGCCCTGATCCCGTTCCTCGAGCATGACGATGCAAACCGCGCACTCATGGGTGCCAACATGCAGCGCCAGGCCGTGCCGCTGGTCCGCTCCGAGGCCCCCTTCGTGGGCACCGGGATGGAGCGCGCCGCAGCCGTCGACGCCGGTGACGTTGTCATCGCGAAGAAGGCCGGTGTGGTCACCGAGGTTTCCGCCGAGCTCGTCATCATGCTTAACGACGACGGCACCGAGACCAACTACCGCATCAACAAGTTCGCCCGCTCCAACCAGGGCAACTGCTACAACCACCGTGTCCTGGTGAACGAAGGCCAGCGCCTGGAAGTTGGCGGCATCATCGCCGACGGCCCGGCAACGGACCAGGGCGAGCTCGCCCTCGGCAAGAACCTGCTCGTGGCGTTCATGTCATGGGAAGGCCACAACTTCGAGGACGCCATCATCCTCTCGCAGCGCATCGTTGCCGAGGACGTTCTTTCCTCCATCCACATCGAGGAGCACGAGATCGATGCCCGCGACACCAAGCTTGGTGCCGAGGAAATCACCCGTGACATCCCCAACGTGTCCGAGGAAGTCCTGGCGGGCCTGGACGAGCGCGGCATCATCCACATCGGTGCCGAGGTTGAAGCCGGCGACATCCTGGTCGGAAAGGTCACCCCCAAGGGTGAAACCGAGCTGACCCCGGAAGAGCGCCTGCTGCGCGCCATCTTCGGTGAGAAGTCCCGCGAAGTGCGCGACACCTCCCTGAAGGTGCCCCACGGCGAGTCCGGCACCGTCATCGGCGTGCGCGTCTTCGACCGCGACAACGACGACGAGCTGCCCCCGGGCGTCAACCAGCTGGTCCGCGTCTACGTGGCTGCCAAGCGCAAGATCACCGACGGCGACAAGCTCGCCGGCCGCCACGGCAACAAGGGTGTTATCTCCAAGATCCTCCCCGTCGAGGACATGCCCTTCCTTGCCGACGGCACCCCCGTTGATATCGTCCTGAACCCGCTGGGTGTCCCGGGCCGTATGAACGTGGGACAGGTGCTCGAGACGCACCTCGGCTGGGTTGCCAAGACCGGTTGGAAGATCGAAGGCGAGCCCGAGTGGGTCAAGCAGCTGCCGAACCTGCCGCGCGAGAGTGGCCAGACCACTGTTGCCACGCCGGTGTTCGACGGCGCCCGCGAAGAGGAAATCACGGGCCTGCTGGACTCCACCAACCCGACGCGTGACGGCGAACGCCTGATCAACTCCTCCGGCAAGACCCGCCTGTTCGACGGCCGCTCCGGCGAGCCGTTCCCGGATCCGATCTCGGTCGGCTACATGTACATCCTGAAGCTCCACCACCTGGTGGACGACAAGATCCACGCGCGCTCCACCGGCCCGTACTCCATGATCACGCAGCAGCCGCTGGGTGGTAAGGCACAGTTCGGTGGCCAGCGCTTCGGTGAAATGGAAGTGTGGGCGCTCGAAGCTTACGGCGCCGCCTACACGCTCCAGGAACTCCTCACGATCAAGTCTGACGACATCCACGGCCGCGTGAAGGTCTACGAGGCCATCGTCAAGGGCGAGAACATCCCCGAGCCGGGCGTTCCCGAGTCCTTCAAGGTCCTGATCAAGGAAATGCAGTCGCTGTGCCTGAACGTGGAAGTCCTCTCCACGGACGGAACCACAATTGAAATGCGTGACTCTGATGACGCAGTCTTCACGGCTGCGGAGGAACTGGGTATCGATCTGTCCCGTGCAGAGCCCAGTTCCGTAGAAGAGGTCTAA
- a CDS encoding DNA-directed RNA polymerase subunit beta', whose protein sequence is MSSESSFGLMQIGLATAEDIRGWSYGEVKKPETINYRTLKPEKDGLFCEKIFGPSRDWECYCGKYKRVRFKGIICERCGVEVTRAKVRRERMGHIELAAPVTHIWYFKGVPSRLGYLLDLAPKDLEKVIYFAAYMITSVDEAARHEELPNLQVEHDIEKKQLIDNRDSDIAAIARDLEGEIARLEGEGAKAADKKKARDSADRQMANVRKRADADIERLEQVWDRFKNLKVADLEGDEGLYRELRDRYGMYFEGSMGAEAIKKRLESFDMQAESDLLRDIIANGKGQRKTRALKRLKVVNAFLTTNNSPLGMVLDAVPVIPPELRPMVQLDGGRFATSDLNDLYRRVINRNNRLKRLLDLGAPEIIVNNEKRMLQEAVDSLFDNGRRGRPVTGPGNRPLKSLSDMLKGKQGRFRQNLLGKRVDYSGRSVIVVGPQLKLHQCGLPKQMALELFKPFVMKRLVDLNHAQNIKSAKRMVERYRPQVWDVLEEIITEHPVLLNRAPTLHRLGIQAFEPQLVEGKAIQLHPLVCGAFNADFDGDQMAVHLPLSPEAQAEARILMLSSNNILKPSDGRPVTLPSQDMIIGLYHLTTKRVGSAGEGRIFGSVSEAIMAFDARELHLNSQVKIRLEGFVPYAGWEAPEGWEPGQPALVQTSLGQVLFNETLPEDYPWVEAVADKGELSRIVNDLAERYPKVVTAATLDNLKDAGFYWATRSGVTVAISDIEVPAAKPEILAGYEERAAKIQGQYDKGLIDDDERRQELIEIWNKATNEIAQAMRDSLSPMNTINRMVSSGARGNWMQVRQIAGIRGLVANPKGEIIPRPIKSSYREGLSVLEYFIATHGARKGLADTALRTANSGYLTRRLVDVSQDVIVREEDCGTERGLVTPIAVADSNGELVLDENVENSAYARTLAVDVVDSEGKVLAAAGTDCGDVVIDELFRAGITEVKVRSVLTCESSVGTCALCYGRSLATGKTVDIGEAVGIIAAQSIGEPGTQLTMRTFHTGGAVSASGGDDITQGLPRIQELFEARTPKGVAPIAEAAGRITIEESERQMRLVITPDDGTEEIAYPVLRRSRLLIEDGDHVTVGQKLINGPVDPKQVLRIMGPRAAQKFLVDEVQGVYRSQGIGIHDKHVEVIVRQMLRRVTVIESGESDLLPGELAERSRFEDANRRVVSEGKTPASGRPELMGITKASLATESWLSAASFQETTRVLTQAAMEGKSDPLLGLKENVIIGKLIPAGTGLPRYTEVTVEPTEEAKANLFTGPSAFSDFSYDTLGGDGAPEFHAIPLDDYDLGNDFR, encoded by the coding sequence ATGTCCAGCGAATCCTCCTTCGGCCTCATGCAGATCGGCCTCGCCACCGCGGAAGACATCCGCGGCTGGTCGTACGGCGAGGTTAAGAAGCCGGAAACCATCAACTACCGCACGCTCAAGCCCGAGAAGGACGGCCTCTTCTGCGAGAAGATCTTCGGCCCGTCCCGGGACTGGGAATGCTACTGCGGCAAGTACAAGCGCGTGCGCTTCAAGGGCATCATCTGTGAGCGCTGTGGCGTTGAAGTCACCCGCGCCAAGGTCCGCCGCGAACGCATGGGCCACATCGAGCTTGCCGCTCCCGTCACGCACATCTGGTACTTCAAGGGTGTTCCCTCCCGCCTGGGATACCTCCTTGACCTGGCACCGAAGGACCTCGAAAAGGTCATCTACTTCGCCGCCTACATGATCACCAGCGTCGACGAGGCTGCCCGCCACGAGGAACTGCCCAACCTGCAGGTTGAGCACGACATCGAGAAGAAGCAGCTGATCGACAACCGCGACTCCGACATCGCGGCGATCGCCCGCGACCTCGAAGGCGAAATTGCCCGCCTGGAGGGCGAAGGCGCAAAGGCTGCCGACAAGAAGAAGGCCCGCGACTCCGCCGACCGCCAGATGGCCAACGTCCGCAAGCGTGCCGACGCCGACATCGAGCGCCTCGAGCAGGTCTGGGACCGCTTCAAGAACCTGAAGGTCGCAGACCTCGAAGGTGACGAAGGCCTGTACCGCGAACTGCGCGACCGCTACGGCATGTACTTCGAAGGCTCCATGGGTGCCGAAGCCATCAAGAAGCGTCTTGAAAGCTTCGACATGCAGGCCGAGTCGGACCTGCTGCGCGACATCATCGCCAATGGCAAGGGCCAGCGCAAGACCCGCGCCCTCAAGCGCCTGAAGGTGGTCAACGCGTTCCTGACCACCAACAACAGCCCGCTTGGCATGGTCCTCGACGCCGTCCCGGTGATCCCGCCGGAACTGCGTCCCATGGTCCAGCTGGACGGTGGCCGCTTCGCGACCTCCGACCTCAACGACCTGTACCGCCGCGTGATCAACCGCAACAACCGCCTCAAGCGCCTGCTTGACCTGGGTGCTCCGGAGATCATCGTCAACAACGAGAAGCGCATGCTTCAGGAAGCTGTTGACAGCCTCTTCGACAACGGCCGCCGCGGCCGTCCGGTCACCGGACCGGGCAACCGTCCGCTGAAGTCCCTGAGCGACATGCTCAAGGGCAAGCAGGGCCGTTTCCGCCAGAACCTCCTCGGCAAGCGCGTGGACTACTCCGGCCGTTCGGTCATCGTGGTCGGCCCGCAGCTGAAGCTGCACCAGTGCGGCCTGCCCAAGCAGATGGCGCTGGAGCTCTTCAAGCCGTTCGTGATGAAGCGCCTGGTTGACCTCAACCACGCCCAGAACATCAAGTCGGCCAAGCGCATGGTGGAGCGGTACCGTCCGCAGGTCTGGGACGTGCTGGAAGAGATCATCACCGAACACCCGGTGCTGCTCAACCGTGCACCTACCCTGCACCGCCTCGGCATCCAGGCCTTCGAGCCGCAGCTTGTTGAAGGTAAGGCAATCCAGCTCCACCCGCTGGTTTGTGGCGCCTTCAACGCCGACTTCGACGGCGACCAGATGGCAGTTCACCTGCCCCTGAGCCCCGAAGCCCAGGCTGAAGCCCGCATCCTGATGCTGTCCTCGAACAACATCCTGAAGCCCTCCGACGGACGTCCGGTCACCCTGCCTTCGCAGGATATGATCATCGGCCTCTACCACCTGACCACCAAGCGTGTCGGTTCAGCTGGCGAAGGCCGCATCTTCGGTTCGGTTTCGGAAGCCATCATGGCGTTCGATGCCCGCGAGCTGCACCTGAACTCTCAGGTCAAGATCCGCCTCGAAGGCTTCGTACCGTACGCCGGCTGGGAAGCTCCGGAAGGCTGGGAGCCGGGTCAGCCCGCGCTCGTCCAGACCTCCCTGGGCCAGGTTCTCTTCAACGAGACCCTGCCCGAGGACTACCCCTGGGTTGAGGCTGTTGCCGACAAGGGCGAACTGTCCCGCATCGTCAACGACCTCGCCGAGCGCTACCCGAAGGTTGTTACCGCTGCAACGCTGGACAACCTGAAGGATGCCGGTTTCTACTGGGCCACCCGCTCAGGCGTCACCGTTGCCATCTCGGACATCGAGGTTCCGGCCGCAAAGCCGGAGATCCTCGCCGGCTACGAGGAGCGCGCCGCCAAGATCCAGGGCCAGTACGACAAGGGCCTGATCGACGACGACGAGCGTCGCCAGGAACTGATCGAGATCTGGAACAAGGCAACCAACGAGATCGCCCAGGCGATGCGTGACAGCCTGTCCCCGATGAACACCATCAACCGCATGGTGTCCTCCGGTGCACGTGGTAACTGGATGCAAGTCCGCCAGATCGCGGGTATCCGCGGCCTGGTGGCCAACCCGAAGGGTGAAATTATTCCCCGTCCGATCAAGTCCTCGTACCGCGAGGGCCTGTCCGTTCTGGAATACTTCATCGCCACGCACGGTGCCCGTAAGGGTCTGGCTGACACCGCTCTCCGTACCGCCAACTCGGGTTACCTGACCCGTCGTCTGGTGGACGTATCGCAGGACGTCATCGTTCGCGAAGAGGACTGCGGCACGGAGCGTGGCCTGGTCACGCCCATCGCCGTCGCCGATTCCAACGGTGAGCTGGTCCTGGACGAGAACGTCGAGAACAGTGCCTACGCACGTACCCTCGCCGTCGACGTCGTGGACTCCGAGGGCAAGGTCCTGGCCGCTGCCGGCACCGACTGCGGCGACGTTGTCATCGACGAGCTGTTCAGGGCAGGCATCACCGAGGTCAAGGTCCGCTCCGTACTCACCTGTGAGTCCAGCGTCGGAACCTGTGCACTGTGCTACGGCCGTTCGCTGGCCACCGGCAAGACCGTGGACATCGGCGAGGCCGTGGGCATCATCGCCGCACAGTCCATCGGTGAGCCCGGTACCCAGCTGACCATGCGCACGTTCCACACCGGTGGTGCTGTTTCCGCCAGCGGTGGCGACGACATCACCCAGGGTCTGCCTCGTATCCAGGAGCTCTTCGAAGCCCGTACTCCGAAGGGTGTCGCACCGATTGCGGAAGCAGCCGGCCGTATCACCATCGAAGAGTCCGAGCGCCAGATGCGCCTGGTCATCACCCCGGATGACGGAACTGAAGAGATCGCCTACCCGGTCCTTCGCCGTTCACGCCTGCTGATCGAGGATGGCGACCACGTCACCGTCGGCCAGAAGCTGATCAACGGACCGGTGGATCCCAAGCAGGTCCTGCGCATCATGGGTCCGCGTGCGGCACAGAAGTTCCTGGTGGACGAGGTCCAGGGCGTGTACCGCAGCCAGGGCATCGGTATCCACGACAAGCACGTCGAGGTTATCGTCCGCCAGATGCTGCGCCGCGTCACTGTCATCGAGTCCGGCGAATCGGACCTGCTGCCCGGCGAGCTCGCCGAGCGCAGCCGCTTCGAGGACGCCAACCGCCGCGTTGTGTCCGAGGGCAAGACTCCGGCTTCCGGACGTCCTGAGCTCATGGGCATCACCAAGGCGTCGCTGGCCACCGAGTCCTGGCTGTCCGCAGCTTCCTTCCAGGAGACCACCCGCGTCCTGACGCAGGCGGCCATGGAAGGCAAGAGCGATCCGCTGCTGGGCCTCAAGGAGAACGTCATCATCGGTAAGCTGATCCCGGCCGGCACGGGCCTCCCGCGCTACACCGAGGTCACCGTGGAGCCCACTGAAGAAGCAAAGGCCAACCTGTTCACCGGCCCCAGCGCATTCAGTGACTTCTCGTACGACACCCTGGGCGGCGACGGAGCTCCTGAGTTCCACGCCATCCCGCTGGATGACTACGACCTGGGCAACGACTTCCGCTAG
- the rpsL gene encoding 30S ribosomal protein S12 yields the protein MPTINQLVRKGRTPKVSKTKAPALKGSPMRRGVCTRVYTTTPKKPNSALRKVARVRLNGGVEVTAYIPGVGHNLQEHSIVLVRGGRVKDLPGVRYKIVRGALDTQGVKNRKQARSRYGAKMEKK from the coding sequence GTGCCTACGATTAACCAGCTGGTCCGCAAGGGCCGCACGCCTAAGGTCTCAAAGACCAAGGCTCCCGCGCTTAAGGGCAGCCCCATGCGCCGCGGTGTTTGCACCCGCGTCTACACCACCACCCCGAAGAAGCCGAACTCGGCTCTGCGTAAGGTGGCACGTGTGCGCCTCAACGGCGGCGTGGAAGTTACCGCCTACATCCCCGGTGTTGGCCACAACCTGCAGGAGCACTCCATTGTGCTCGTCCGCGGTGGTCGTGTGAAGGACCTCCCGGGTGTCCGCTACAAGATCGTCCGTGGCGCCCTCGATACCCAGGGTGTCAAGAACCGTAAGCAGGCACGCAGCCGCTACGGCGCAAAGATGGAGAAGAAGTAA
- the rpsG gene encoding 30S ribosomal protein S7 has product MPRKGPAPKRPLVQDPVYGSPLVTQLINKVLVDGKKSTAERIVYGALEGARAKSGGDPVAALKKAMDNVKPSLEVRSRRVGGATYQVPVEVKPGRSTALALRWLVGYSKARREKTMTERLQNEILDASNGLGAAVKRREDTHKMAESNKAFAHYRW; this is encoded by the coding sequence ATGCCTCGCAAGGGTCCGGCCCCCAAGCGGCCGCTCGTACAAGATCCCGTTTACGGCTCCCCGCTGGTCACCCAGCTGATCAACAAGGTGCTTGTTGACGGCAAGAAGTCCACGGCAGAGCGCATCGTCTACGGTGCCCTCGAAGGCGCACGCGCCAAGTCCGGCGGCGACCCCGTAGCAGCCCTCAAGAAGGCCATGGACAACGTCAAGCCTTCCCTCGAGGTCCGCTCACGCCGCGTTGGCGGCGCCACCTACCAGGTTCCGGTTGAGGTCAAGCCGGGCCGCTCCACCGCACTCGCCCTGCGTTGGCTGGTTGGCTACTCCAAGGCCCGCCGCGAAAAGACGATGACCGAGCGCCTCCAGAACGAGATCCTGGACGCGTCAAACGGTCTCGGTGCCGCTGTGAAGCGTCGCGAAGACACCCACAAGATGGCCGAGTCCAACAAGGCCTTCGCACACTACCGCTGGTAA